TTGACAGAGCGTTTGTACACATCTACCACGGTGGTAGAAGCCAATGAACTGAACGCCGAGGCCGTGCTGCCCATGGCTGCGCACAAGACCACCGCCAACAGCAAGCCTACCAGCCCACGGGGCAGTTGCTGCGTCACAAACGTCAGGAACACATAGTCGGTGTCTTTCAGGTCCACGCCGCTGTTGTGGGTTTTCACTAATTCCTGGGCACTGGCTCTGAGTTGTTTCTGCTGCACTTCGGCGGCCTGGGCTTGTTGGGTGGCTTGGGCAATTCCGGCTTGGTCCTGGTTTTGGTGTGCGGCCACCAAGGCCAAAGTGGCGTCACGTTTCTGCAGGAAGGCGGCCTGGCTTTGCGTTTCCAGGGTTTGCCAGGCGGGGGCATCTTGGGTGGCCATCACTTTGGTGGCTTGTTGCTGGTTAAAATAAAGAGGAGGTTGGTAGAATTGGTAGAACACGAATACCAGCACGCCCACCAGCAGAATCAGGAACTGCATAGGCACTTTCACCAGACCGTTCATGAGCAAACCTAGCCTGCTCTGCGCAATGGTTTCGCCGCCCAGGTAGCGGCCCACCTGGCTTTGGTCTGTGCCGAAATACGACAGCGCCAGAAAGAAACCACCAATCAAACCCGACCACAGATTGTACCGATCATTGGGGTTGAAGCTCAAATCTACCAGATTCAATTTGCCCAGCTTGCCCGCCACCACCATAGCCTCAGAGAAACCTACCTGGGCCGGTAGCATCTGCACCACCACTACCGCCGCGGCCACCATGCCGCCCAACATCACGGCCATCTGCAGGCGCTGCGTCTGGCTCACGGCCTTGCTCCCGCCCACCACGGTGTAAAACGTGACAACAATGCCTATGAACAGAATGGTGCCCGTCAGGTTCCAACCCAGAATAGCCGACAAAATAATGGCCGGCGCATAAATGGTTATGCCCGTTGAAAGCCCACGCTGCAACAAAAACAGCAAGGCCGCCAGTGACCGGGTCTTCAAATCAAACCTGTTCTCCAGGTACTCATAGGCCGTGTACACCTTGAGCCGGTAATAGATAGGAATTGCCGTGATAGACAGCACCACCATAGCCAACGGCAACCCGAAGTAGAACTGTATAAACCGCATGCCATCAGCGAACGCCTGGCCGGGTGTGGAAAGGAAGGTGATGGCACTGGCCTGCGTGGCCATGACAGAGAGGCCCATCATCCACCAGCGCTCTGTGTTGCCCGCCTTCAGAAAGCTAGACATGTTGCTGGTTTTCCGGGTTTTCCAGACGCCGTAAAGCACAATAAAGGCAATGGTGCCCACCAATACGCCCCAATCTAACTGGCTCATGCGTAGGAAACGGTTAGCACGTAAAACAGCAGAATCAAGACCGCCAGCACGCCCAGCACCAACCAATACATGCTACTCCACTTCTTGAAAAACGGCGGCGGGTCTATGTCTCCTTTTTGCATGGTTGGTTGTTGATGGATGATAAATTAGGTATTGCTAAGAAATAGTATTCAATTCTTCTTAATGAAATGCTTCGCGAATATTCGAACAGTAAGAGCGCTTGTTTGCTGCGATAGCTCAAAATTTATAGCCCATGTAAACTCTGGATCAAATACTGTGAATAAAGAGTCACCACCTTGTTCAGCAGGGTCAAGAAATAAGGAATTAACCAGAAAAGTAAGCCAATCGCTTTTAATCGGCAGAAGGCCAATCCCAACATAGTCCTTTACAGCTTGATCTA
This region of Rufibacter sp. LB8 genomic DNA includes:
- a CDS encoding sodium:solute symporter, with the protein product MSQLDWGVLVGTIAFIVLYGVWKTRKTSNMSSFLKAGNTERWWMMGLSVMATQASAITFLSTPGQAFADGMRFIQFYFGLPLAMVVLSITAIPIYYRLKVYTAYEYLENRFDLKTRSLAALLFLLQRGLSTGITIYAPAIILSAILGWNLTGTILFIGIVVTFYTVVGGSKAVSQTQRLQMAVMLGGMVAAAVVVVQMLPAQVGFSEAMVVAGKLGKLNLVDLSFNPNDRYNLWSGLIGGFFLALSYFGTDQSQVGRYLGGETIAQSRLGLLMNGLVKVPMQFLILLVGVLVFVFYQFYQPPLYFNQQQATKVMATQDAPAWQTLETQSQAAFLQKRDATLALVAAHQNQDQAGIAQATQQAQAAEVQQKQLRASAQELVKTHNSGVDLKDTDYVFLTFVTQQLPRGLVGLLLAVVLCAAMGSTASAFSSLASTTVVDVYKRSVNKNGSETHYVKASRWFTIGWGAVSIFFALFASQLENLIQAVNILGSLFYGTILGVFVAAFYFKRLHGNAVFWAAVLTQFLIFLLYYTTEIAYLWYNLIGCFLVVIIGYLLEPLLPKSKPSIGEKEAVG